The window CAAAGTTTGAAAGATTTTAGTGACTTACCCAGTCTTTCATATAAAACAGGCTTGGTGGAAAAAATAGTGACATGTACCTGGAAAAAATAATGACATGTCGATGCAAGTCATTGAGGCCGTGCCGGGATTAAAATGGACGGTGGCCGGACCAGGGCGATCTTCAACGCTTCACCAATCTGTTCACGTAGATTGCCTTTCCATCCCCTGGTTCGTAGAAATCATCCAGTACGGCTTCGCACCGGTATCCGCACCGTTCATAAAACCTCCGGGTGGATGCATAGCCCGGCTGGGTTGAGGTTTCCACATATACCTGGATGCCTCCCATTTCCCGGATCAGCCGCTCCATCTCTCCTAGGATGCACTTGCCCAGGCCCTTTCCCTGGAACTTTGGTGCAACGGCGATCCAGTATATATCGTAGCTGGTAAGGGTGCAGGGGATAGGGCCGAAACATCCGTACCCGGCCAGGTTGCCTTGTTTTTGCGCCATCACAAAATGATAGCCGCTCTCATGGCCCGACTTCAGGCGCTCTTCCACAAGTTCCGCTGCAATGCTGATTTCATCGAGTCTGAAAAATCCCGTTTCCGTCACAAGGGTCCGGACACGCTCAACATCAGACGCACGGGGCGTATAGTGAAGCCGGATATCTTTGGGAAAGGCATGACCGTCGACGGTTGCTATGGTTGGTGTTCTGTTCCTGAACATGAGGCTATTCCCCGGCCCGGATTACGGCATCCATAATACGGGCAATGGCTGTGGTATATGAAATCCCGGCCCTGTCCAGGGCAGCCGAAAATCCTGCATCCGGGGAGATGCAGGGGTTTGCGTTGACCTCCAGGATATAGGGATTTTGGTTTTCATCCACCCTGAAATCCACCCGGGCAAACCCTGCCAGGGAAAAAAGATCCCAGCAGGAAAGCGCGAGATCGCAAAGGCGCGACAGCAATTTTCTGTCGGTTTCCGAAAAATCAAAACTGCGCTGGGTATGCTGGTATTCATAGGCATTGGGACACCATTTTGCCCGATAGCCTACAATTTTCGGCTCATCCTGCCCGAAATTCAGGAACCGGATTTCTGCAGGCGGCAGCACCCGAACCTCTTTTCCATCCCCAAGCAGGGAGATGTTAAATTCCCGGCCATTGATGAATGCTTCGGCAAAACAGGCACGCCCCAACCCCTGTGTTGCTTTTTCCAGCAAAGGTCCTATCCTGTCCGGCAAAGCCGTGATGATATTTTCCTTTTCCAGCCCGAGAGATCCGTGTTCCCAGAGGGACTTGATGATCCAGGGGCCGTTGGTTACTCCGTTTTTTAAATGTGCCGATACCCGGGACGGTAGGACCATACCGGCCTGGCAGGGACCGATCCAGTCCGGAGTCGGCAGCCCGGCCTGGCGCATCCGCTCCTTGGCCGCTGTTTTGTGGGAGGTCAGGTAAATGGTATCCGCCGGGCAGCCGGTATAGGGAATGCCCAGGCTGTCAAGCAGATACGGCACTACATGAATCAGCCTGCCTTGCCCTGCCAGGGATTCAACCAAATTGAATACCACCCCGGGCCCAAGCTTCGTAAGCTCGCGTTTAAAACGCTCCAGGTCCAGTCCGCAGGAAACAGGTACCGGATTAAAATCAAGGTCTGCGAGGGCTTTTGAAACCGCAGCCACCTGGTCCAGGACATCGAGCTCATCCGGCTGGCTGTTCCGGTCCACAGCGTTATAAACAACGGCAATGGTTTTTTTCATTTGCAGGTACCGCCTCCCATCCGCAGACATGCGGAGTTCAGGATGCATTCGATCAACCGGACATAGGGTGTCCCAAAATAGCTACACAGTATGGGCAGATCGGAATATTCAGGGCGCAGTCCGGCCAGGGGATTGACCTCAATGAAACTTGGCTTTCCTTCAAGATCACACCGGATATCGATGCGTCCACCGTCACGGCACCCCAGCACGTTCCAGGATTCAAACGCCAGGCGCTCCACCTCCCGGATCAGGGGGTCTTCACTGGCTGCCATCGGGCGCAGGGTTACCCGGTCTTTCCAGTTTTCTTTGTTCTCCAAGGAATAGGCCTGCCCCTGGGCAGCCCCGGTAAAAATAATCTCCATGGTTCCCATGACCCGGGTATCCGGCCCGGTCCCGGTCAGCCCCACGGTAAATTCCCTGCCCGGAAGAAACTGTTCCACCAGCACGGGCTGGCGGAACTGGCGGATCAGGTCCCGGCAGATTCCGGCAAGTGCTTTGGCATCTTCAATTATTGACTTTTCCGTTATGCCCATGCCGGTGCCCTCTGCCACGGGTTTGGCAAAAAAGGGCGGAGAAAAGGGCAGTGTCCGTGGAAGAGGGCCGTTAACCACAACAAATGGAGACGTTGCCAGGCCCGCATCCCTGATGATCTGCTTGGTTAAAGCCTTGTTCAGACAAAGGCCCATAATCACGGGATCGGAAAAGGTATAAGGGATACCGTATACATCCAAAATCGCCGGAACCTGTGCTTCACGGCCCGCACCCCTGAGCCCTTCGGCAACGTTGAAAACAAGGTCCCAGGTTTCCCCTTTTACCAGTGCTTTCATCAGGGCCTTGGCATGGCCGATGCGGACCGGGGCATGGCCAAGTTCCCAAAGCGCACCCTCAATGGCTTCAATGGTTTCAACGGCATCCAGTTCAGCTGTTTCCTGTTCACTATATCCCATTTCAAGATATTCCTGGCGCAGATCAAAGGTCATTCCGATTTTCAATTTATTTTCCTCGCTTTTTTTAATAGGCCTGTTCCGGCAAAATTTTGGGTTTTGGCTTATAACAATATGTCTTCAGCAGGGGCTGAAACCGGATCAGGGTACAGGAAGGTGCGGTTCTCATAATTGGTCATGACCAGGTTGTCGGCCGTATGGCCTTGAACATAGTTGGGCATGAGCGGGATTTTTCCACCGCCGCCAGGGGCGTCCACCACATAGGTTGGGACAGCGTAACCGCTGGTAAACCCCCGCAGGCTGCGGATGATTTCCAGGCCCTTCTCAATGGAAGTTCTGAAATGGCTGGAACCGGTGATGGGGTCGCATTGATACAGATAATAGGGCCGGACCCTCATTTTCATCAGGCCGTGCATCAGGGATGCCATGGTCTTGGCCGAATCGTTGATGCCTTTGAGCAGAACGGTCTGGGATCCAAGCGGAATTCCTGCATCCGCAAGCCTTGCACAGGCCTTGGCGGTCTCGGGTGTGCACTCGTCGGCATGGATGAAATGCAGGCTCATCCACAGGGGATGGTATTTTTTCAACATTTTTACCAGATTGGGAGTGATGCGCTGGGGAAGAACTGCCGGGACTTTGGTCCCGATGCGGATCACCTCCACATGGCCAATCTGCCTCAGCCTTGCCAATACCCATTCCAGGCAGTCATCTCCCAGGGTCATGGGGTCTCCCCCGGACAACAGGACGTCACGGACGGCAGGTGTTTCTTCAATGTACTGTAAGGCTTTTTCCCACTGTGTCCGGCTGGCATGAATGGTTCCGTGGCCCACCATCCGGGAACGGGTGCAGTACCGGCAATAGGTGGAACAAAAATCGGACAGCAGAAACAGAACCCGGTCCGGATAACGGTGGACAAGGCCGGGAACAGGGCTTTGGTGGTCTTCGCCCAGGGGATCGCCGGATTCTCCCGGCATTTGAAGCCATTCGTTCACGTTGGGAACAACAGACTTGCGCAGGGGTTGATACGGGTCATCCGGTGAAATCAGGCTCAGGTAATAGGGCGTGATGCTCAAGGGAAGCTGGGAGATCCGGTTGACCAGGGTCTCTTCCTGGGACAGGGTAAGGAACTGGCTGAGTTTTTCGTGGCTTAGGATACGGTTTTGCAGCTGCCACTGCCAGTTGTTCCATTCTTTATCGGGAATAAGGGGATAAAATTTTTTCCGAAAGGCTTTTGTTTTTAAGGTTGTTTTATGGTGGCGGGAAACCGGGCTTGTTTTCTTTTCCGGAATCCGGGACGTGGCCGTTAATAAAGACCGGGGAGAGTCTTTGGCCAAGAGCAAAGGGTCATCTTCTTCGGATTTCCGGATACTGGGAGGTTCATCATCTTCGGATAATATATTTGCCCTGGGGGTTTTATCTTTATTATTCATTGTTTTCTTCCAAATGCAGATTGTTTTAAGTGAGGCCAGATTCAGCCCATTTGCATAGGCCTTTAGCAATATGCGTGCCACATCTTATGGTGATGGTATTTTTTATATTTTCCCATGTAAATTCAGACAATAAGTTCTTTGTCCGACAAAGCCTTTTAAAAGGCGCATGAAGATCTCCACCCTTATTTCTGCAACTGGAATCAGAAAGTCCGATATCAAAACTAATATTCCAGATTTTTAATCATTTCCGGAATCACTGTGCGGCCCGGCATTTTTCCATTAACCGGTGAATATGATCCAGATAGTCCTTATTGGGACAGGGTTTGGATATATGATTCAAATTCTATCTTTTTTCATCCGGATGCCTCCTTTCCGTTGTCTTCTTGGGCAATAAACAAAATTTTTTGCTGTCATTGAGCCATGTTATTGTTCCTTAGGCTGTTTTATCGCATCTCATTTCTGTTATTGATTCACAAACCTGACGTTTCAGCATTTTTTCATATAACGAAAGATAACACTCCACTGTTGCCGTACGATCAAACCTTTCATGGCTTTGTTTCATGATCCGGGATACCTGATGGTTCTTCACGTCCCCCGGCAGGTTGCAAAACATCATCGCCCTGTCAATTGCTCTCATCAAGCTGTCTGCATCAGTTTGATCAAATAAAAACCCGTTCCCGCAATTATTCTCAATATCCAGGGGGGTGACGGTTTGATGATTGCCGTTATTCCCATAGACAATGGGAAGACTCCCATATAAAAGCCCGGTAATTTCCCCAGAATTGACAGGTTCCACTGCAAATGGAACCAGAACAAAATCTGATGCAGCATAGACCGATCGTAAAAGTGAATCCTTTGGATTGCAAACAGCTACTCTGTTTGTTAAATCAAAATCCCGGATAGTATCCTTTATCAGCCCCTCCATCGTTCCTCCAGCTGTAAAAATAATCTCCAGGTTCTGATGCCAGTCCCTGGAAAGAAGCGCGTACAGTATCGTTGAAATGAAATAAGAGCTGCCATGGACATTGTCTGCGCATGACGGCCAGAATAAAATTGGCTTTAACGGATCTTTGGGCAGTCCCAGACGGTTCTGGATGAAAATTTTATTGGCTTTCTTACCGTTGATATGGGTTTTTTCATCATATTTTTTAAAGATGGCTGTATCGTTTTTCGGCAGGCGTGATCCATCCGGGTAGTCCGGAATCGCTGAGGCGCATCCCTGGGC is drawn from uncultured Desulfobacter sp. and contains these coding sequences:
- a CDS encoding GNAT family N-acetyltransferase, encoding MFRNRTPTIATVDGHAFPKDIRLHYTPRASDVERVRTLVTETGFFRLDEISIAAELVEERLKSGHESGYHFVMAQKQGNLAGYGCFGPIPCTLTSYDIYWIAVAPKFQGKGLGKCILGEMERLIREMGGIQVYVETSTQPGYASTRRFYERCGYRCEAVLDDFYEPGDGKAIYVNRLVKR
- a CDS encoding ATP-grasp domain-containing protein: MKKTIAVVYNAVDRNSQPDELDVLDQVAAVSKALADLDFNPVPVSCGLDLERFKRELTKLGPGVVFNLVESLAGQGRLIHVVPYLLDSLGIPYTGCPADTIYLTSHKTAAKERMRQAGLPTPDWIGPCQAGMVLPSRVSAHLKNGVTNGPWIIKSLWEHGSLGLEKENIITALPDRIGPLLEKATQGLGRACFAEAFINGREFNISLLGDGKEVRVLPPAEIRFLNFGQDEPKIVGYRAKWCPNAYEYQHTQRSFDFSETDRKLLSRLCDLALSCWDLFSLAGFARVDFRVDENQNPYILEVNANPCISPDAGFSAALDRAGISYTTAIARIMDAVIRAGE
- a CDS encoding D-alanine--D-alanine ligase produces the protein MKIGMTFDLRQEYLEMGYSEQETAELDAVETIEAIEGALWELGHAPVRIGHAKALMKALVKGETWDLVFNVAEGLRGAGREAQVPAILDVYGIPYTFSDPVIMGLCLNKALTKQIIRDAGLATSPFVVVNGPLPRTLPFSPPFFAKPVAEGTGMGITEKSIIEDAKALAGICRDLIRQFRQPVLVEQFLPGREFTVGLTGTGPDTRVMGTMEIIFTGAAQGQAYSLENKENWKDRVTLRPMAASEDPLIREVERLAFESWNVLGCRDGGRIDIRCDLEGKPSFIEVNPLAGLRPEYSDLPILCSYFGTPYVRLIECILNSACLRMGGGTCK
- a CDS encoding KamA family radical SAM protein; its protein translation is MNNKDKTPRANILSEDDEPPSIRKSEEDDPLLLAKDSPRSLLTATSRIPEKKTSPVSRHHKTTLKTKAFRKKFYPLIPDKEWNNWQWQLQNRILSHEKLSQFLTLSQEETLVNRISQLPLSITPYYLSLISPDDPYQPLRKSVVPNVNEWLQMPGESGDPLGEDHQSPVPGLVHRYPDRVLFLLSDFCSTYCRYCTRSRMVGHGTIHASRTQWEKALQYIEETPAVRDVLLSGGDPMTLGDDCLEWVLARLRQIGHVEVIRIGTKVPAVLPQRITPNLVKMLKKYHPLWMSLHFIHADECTPETAKACARLADAGIPLGSQTVLLKGINDSAKTMASLMHGLMKMRVRPYYLYQCDPITGSSHFRTSIEKGLEIIRSLRGFTSGYAVPTYVVDAPGGGGKIPLMPNYVQGHTADNLVMTNYENRTFLYPDPVSAPAEDILL
- a CDS encoding glycogen/starch synthase, which produces MSHDFQKPRILFVTPELSYLPEEMSALKASYGGMADVSALLISELYEKGADVHVALPDYRTLFNHHDNPLFQNQLNWIRTRHNEARVHLAEDRIFFYKKKVYSDFDQENISSSLSFQREVINSIIPRLQPDLIHCNDWMTGLIPAVARKLGIPCLFTIHNIYNNKALLSYIEDTGIDAANFWQNLFFERQPFNYEETRSSNPVDFLASGIFAAHFVNTARPEFLREMIQGRHPLVDPSIKQELSNKVAQGCASAIPDYPDGSRLPKNDTAIFKKYDEKTHINGKKANKIFIQNRLGLPKDPLKPILFWPSCADNVHGSSYFISTILYALLSRDWHQNLEIIFTAGGTMEGLIKDTIRDFDLTNRVAVCNPKDSLLRSVYAASDFVLVPFAVEPVNSGEITGLLYGSLPIVYGNNGNHQTVTPLDIENNCGNGFLFDQTDADSLMRAIDRAMMFCNLPGDVKNHQVSRIMKQSHERFDRTATVECYLSLYEKMLKRQVCESITEMRCDKTA